One window of the Saccopteryx bilineata isolate mSacBil1 chromosome 2, mSacBil1_pri_phased_curated, whole genome shotgun sequence genome contains the following:
- the LOC136322673 gene encoding keratin-associated protein 9-9-like: MGAQCIKPQIIRGHQNQRNSPLNRNLPLTPDTMSCSPCCRPCCVSCCCQPCCHPICCQTTCCRTTCCRPSCCCQPCCRPCCVSSCCQPCCRPCCVSSCCQPCCRPCCVSSCCQPCCRPCCVSSCCQPCCRPCCVSCCCQPCCRPCCVSSCCQPCCRPCCVSCCCQPCCRPCCVSCCCQPCCC, encoded by the coding sequence ATGGGGGCCCAGTGTATAAAACCCCAGATCATAAGAGGTCATCAGAATCAAAGAAACTCACCTTTGAACAGAAACTTACCTTTGACCCCTGACACCATGTCCTGCTCCCCTTGCTGCCGCCCCTGCTGCGTGTCCTGCTGCTGCCAGCCATGCTGCCATCCAATCTGCTGTCAGACCACCTGCTGTAGAACCACCTGCTGCCGGCCCAGCTGCTGCTGCCAGCCATGCTGCCGCCCCTGCTGCgtgtccagctgctgccagccatgctgccgcccctgctgtgtgtccagctgctgccagccatgctgccgcccctgctgtgtgtccagctgctgccagccatgctgccgcccctgctgtgtgtccagctgctgccagccatgctgccgcccctgctgtgtgtcctgctgctgccaaccttgctgccgcccctgctgtgtgtccagctgctgccagccatGCTGCCGCCCCTGCTGCGTGTCCTGCTGCTGCCAACCTTGCTGCCGCCCCTGCTGTGTGTCCTGCTGCTGCCAGCCTTGCTGCTGCTGA
- the LOC136322674 gene encoding keratin-associated protein 9-1-like, producing the protein MLTRMEVLGEFPGESRPFTPDTATHSCCSLGCQPTCCRTTCCQPSYYGSSCCVSSCCQPCCRPCCGSSCCQPCCRPCCGSSCCQPCCHPCCVSSFCQPCCHPCCVSSCCRPCCVSSCCQPCCRPCCVSSCCQPCCRPCCGSSCCQPCCRPCCGSSCCQPCCHPCCVSSFCQPCCHPCCVSSCCRPCCVSSCCQPCCRPCCVSSCCQPCCRPCCVSSCCQPCCRPCCGSSCCQPCCRPCCGSSCCQPCCRPCCGSSCCQPCCRPCCGSSCCQPSCC; encoded by the exons ATGTTGACAAgaatggaggttttaggtgaatTTCCAGGAGA AAGCCGACCTTTTACACCTGATACCGCGACCCACTCATGCTGCTCCCTTGGCTGCCAGCCTACCTGCTGTAGGACCACCTGCTGCCAGCCCAGCTACTATGGGTCCAGCTGCTGTgtgtccagctgctgccagccatgctgccgcccctgctgtgggtccagctgctgccagccttgctgccgcccctgctgtgggtccagctgctgccagccatGCTGCCATCCCTGCTGCGTGTCCAGCTTCTGCCAGCCTTGCTGTCACCCCTGCTGTGTGTCCAGCTGCTGCCGCCCGTGCTGCgtgtccagctgctgccagccttgCTGCCGTCCTTGCTGCgtgtccagctgctgccagccatgctgccgcccctgctgtgggtccagctgctgccagccttgctgccgcccctgctgtgggtccagctgctgccagccatGCTGCCATCCCTGCTGCGTGTCCAGCTTCTGCCAGCCTTGCTGTCACCCCTGCTGCGTGTCCAGCTGCTGCCGCCCGTGCTGCgtgtccagctgctgccagccatgctgccgcccctgctgcgtgtccagctgctgccagccatgctgccgcccctgctgcgtgtccagctgctgccagccatgctgccgcccctgctgcgggtccagctgctgccagccatgctgccgcccctgctgcgggtccagctgctgccagccttgctgccgcccctgctgcgggtccagctgctgccagccatgctgccgcccctgctgtgggtccagctgctgccagccttCTTGTTGTTGA
- the LOC136326981 gene encoding keratin-associated protein 4-3-like codes for MVNSCGSVCSDQGCGQGCSQETCCRPTCCRPSCCVTSCCRPSCCGSCCCRPSCCVTSCCRPCCGSCCCRPSCYGSCCCRPSCCGSSCCRPSCCDSCCCRPSCCVTSCCRPCCGSCCCRPSCCGSCCCRPSCCVSSCFRPVCCQTTCCRTTCCRPVCCGSSCC; via the coding sequence ATGGTCAACTCTTGTGGATCCGTCTGCTCTGACCAGGGCTGTGGCCAAGGCTGCAGCCAGGAGACCTGCTGCCGCCCCACCTGCTGTCGCCCCAGCTGCTGTGTGACCAGCTGCTGCCGCCCTAGCTGCTGTGGTTCCTGTTGCTGCCGCCCCAGCTGCTGTGTGACCAGCTGCTGCCGCCCTTGCTGTGGTTCCTGCTGCTGCCGCCCCAGCTGCTATGGTTCCTGTTGTTGCCGCCCCAGCTGCTGTGGTTCTAGCTGCTGCCGCCCCAGCTGCTGTGATTCCTGTTGCTGCCGCCCCAGCTGCTGTGTGACCAGCTGCTGCCGACCTTGCTGTGGTTCCTGCTGCTGCCGCCCCAGCTGCTGTGGTTCCTGCTGCTGCCGCCCCAGCTGCTGTGTTTCCAGTTGCTTCCGTCCAGTCTGCTGTCAGACCACCTGCTGCCGTACCACCTGCTGCCGCCCAGTCTGCTGTGGATCCTCTTGTTGCTGA